The nucleotide window AAGACGCCGAGCTTCTTGTTGTACGCGGCGATCTCCCTCTCGCCCTGGTAGACCTGGATGCCGACCGAGGCCTGGTTGTCGTCCGCGGTGGTGAAGATCTCCGAACGGCGGGTGGGGATCGTGGTGTTGCGTTCGATGAGCTTCGTCATGATGCCGCCCTTGGTCTCGATGCCCAGGGACAGCGGGGTGACATCGAGGAGGAGGACGTCCTTGACGTCGCCGCGGATGACACCCGCCTGGAGCGCGGCGCCCACGGCCACCACCTCGTCGGGGTTCACCCCCTTGTGCGGGTCCTTGCCGGTCAGCTCCCGCACCAGGTCGGTGACCGCGGGCATCCGGGTCGAGCCGCCGACGAGGATGACATGGTCGATCACGGACACCTTCACCTTGGCGTCCTTGACGGCCTGGTGGAACGGCGTCCGGCAGCGGTCGAGCAGATCGGCGGTCAGCTCCTGGAACTGGGCACGGGTCAGCCTCTCCTCCAGGTGGAGCGGGCCCTCGGCGGACGCCGTGACGTAGGGGAGGTTGATCGTCGTCTCCGACGAGCTCGACAGCTCGATCTTGGCCTTCTCGGCGCCCTCACGCAGCCGTTGCACGGCCATCTTGTCCTTGCCGAGGTCGATGCCGTGCTGCCCCCTGAACTTCTTCGTGAGGTACTCGACGACCCGCTGGTCCCAGTCGTCGCCGCCGAGATGCGTGTCGCCGTTCGTCGCCTTGACCTCGATGACCCCGTCGCCGATCTCGAGCAGCGAGACGTCGAACGTGCCGCCCCCGAGGTCGAAGACGAGGACGGTCTGCTCCTCGCCGCGGTCGAGGCCGTAGGCGAGGGCCGCTGCCGTCGGCTCGTTGATGATCCGCAGGACCTTCAGGCCCGCGATCTCCCCGGCCTCCTTCGTCGCCTGCCGCTGGGCGTCGTCGAAGTACGCGGGCACGGTGATCACGGCGTCGGTGACGTCCTCGCCGAGATAGGCCTCCGCGTCCCGCCTCAGCTTCTGCAGAACGCGTGCGGACAGTTCCTGCGCCCGGTAGCGGGTGCCGTCGATGTCGCCCTGCTCGGGGAAGCGCCAACTCCCTTCGCCCATGTGCCGTTTGGCGGAACGCGCGGTCCGCTCCACATTCGTCACGGCCTGCCGCTTCGCGACCTCGCCGACGAGCACCTCGCCGTTCTTCGCGAAGGCCACCACCGAGGGTGTGGTGCGCTGGCCCTCCGCGTTGGCGACGACGGCCGGATCACCGCCCTCCAGGACGGCCACCACCGAGTTCGTCGTACCGAGGTCGATCCCGACCGCACGTGCCATCGTCTGTCCCCTTCCGCCGGTCCCGCGAGGAATCCACCCGGGGGTCCCACACTCCAGCACAAAACTTGAGTGCCCTCTTGTCAAGGGAGCATGGGTGCACAGGGGGCGGAAACACAGCGGTGCCGCGGCCCGTGGGAACGGACCGCGGCACCGGAGGACGGCGTACGGGCGTCAGGCCAGCTCGGCCGTCAGCGTGATCGTCGTACCCGTGAGGGCCTGGCTGACCGGGCAGTTCTTCTTGGCGTCCTCGGCGGCCGAGGCGAAGGCGTCGGCGTCCAGGCCGGGCACCTCGCCACGCACGGTGAGGTGGATGCCGGTGATGCCCTCACCGGGCTGGAAGGTCACGTCGGCCTTGGTCTCCAGCCGGGTGGGCGGGGTGCCCGCACCGGCCAGACCGTGCGACAGCGCCATGGAGAAACAGCTGGAGTGGGCGGCGGCGATCAGCTCCTCCGGGCTGGTCTTGCCGTTCGCCTCCTCGGCGCGCGACGGCCACGACACCGGCTGCGTCCCGATACCGGAGGAGTCGAAGGTGACGTTACCGCTGCCGGCGAGGAGGTTGCCTTCCCAGACGGTGTGTGCGGTGCGCGTGGTAGCCACGGTCATTCCTTTCGCAAGGGGGCCCGTTTCCGGGTTGCGGACCCTATCCGATCACACTCCGGCGCACTCCTGCTCATCGCACACGGAACACCGGCCCACGCGCCGTGAACGGCAGCCGCGCGCCCTGCGGAACGAGGTAGGCGTGCTCGCGCCGCACCCGCAGCACATCGCACCAGCCGTCCGTGATGACGAGCACCGGCGCGCCCGGCGGGAAGTCGTCCGCCCGTTGCAGCAGGTCGATCCCGGGCTGCAGCACCGTGCCGCCGCGCCCGTGCACCCGTACCCGCCCTGCGATCTCGGTGACCGGCACGAAGCCCGCGTCGTGCGGGGCCGCGTCGCAGAACACGACCCGCGCGGCCGGTACGTCACGGGCCTCCGCGTACGAGGCGATCGCGCCCAGCGCCTTGCCGAGCAGCGTGCGGTCCATGGAGCCGGAGGTGTCCAGGACGACGCCGAAGGTGCAGCGGGCGATCTCCTCGGGCGGGAAGTACCGTCCGGCGCGCGGGATGTCCGGGGTGGACGCCTGGCGGCGCGAGGGGCGCGCGTAGGTCCGCAGCGGTTCGGGGCGGGGCACGAACTCGTCGAACCAGCGGGCGAGTTGGGCGTCCCAGGGCAGCGGAGGGTGGACCAGCGCGCGGATCTCCTCGACCAGGCCGCCGGGGAGGTAGCCGCGCTCCTGCCGCTGGTGCAGGTCGAGGCCCTGGCCGAGGCCGCGGCGGTAGAACTCGTCGAGGTCGACGTAGTCGCGGGGCGGGCCGAGGGGGCCGCCGAGGATGTCGCCGGCGCCCTTGCCGCGCAGGGTGGCCAGCCGCCGTGTCCGCCGCAGGTCGGCGGCGATCCGGTCGTAGACCTCCTCGGCGGACAACCCGGCGAGCGCCGGGTCGTGGAGCAGCCCCTCGGGCATCGTGCCGACCTGCATCTCGCGCAGCCAGCCGTTGATGACGTAGTCGGCGGCGATGTTGAACAGGAACGGATCGCGGGGGCCGCAGCGGTCGCCGTGGCGCAGGGCGGCGTGCAGCATCTCGTGGGCGAGGACGAACCGCCACTCCTCGTCGTCGAAGCGGCACAACGGGTTGATGTAGATCTCCCCGGCCTCGGCGTTCACCGCGGCGATGTCGATGCGGTAGGCGTGGGCGAGTTCGAGGTCGGCGACGATGGTGATGCCGGCCGCGAGACCGCCGAGCAGCGGATACGAGGAGACGAACCACTCCAGCGCCCGGTCCCAGGGCTGCCTGGGCAGCGCCTCGCCGCTCATGGAGTCCCGGCGGCCGCCCGCCATGTCCATCGCCGTGGCCATCGCGCGGGTCAGGGCGTGCGCGAACGCGAGCTGGTGGTCCGGCGGGTTCCCCATCCACTTGCTCCAGGGCATCAGGAGCTGGTCCGGCTCGTCGCCCGCCGTGCCGCAGCGCTCGTACGCGGCCGGGATGCCGTCGCGTCGCCAGCGCGCGGCGAGCCGCTCCTCGTCGCCGTCGGGATAGGAGTCCGGGAGGTGCTCCGGGGCGCGGCCGACCTGGAAGGTGAGCAGGAAGCGGTTGACGACGACGCAACGGGCCGCGAGGTCGAAGCGGTCGGGCTGCACTCGGCGGCCGGTCGCGGCGGGGACATGGCCGAAGCCGAGGTGGATGAGGGCGTGCGCGACGGCCCAGGCCCATTCCTTCGGGTCGGCGAGGCGGGTCGGGTGGGCGTGCAGCACGCCGTCGGAGTCGACGCGGACGAGGCCGGCGTCCGGCGCGTGGGCACAGGTGTCCTTGCTCCGGCACATCGTCGCGTTCAGCGCGGCGAGCGCGGAGTTGGCCGACACGAGCGCCAGCCCGCCCGTGAACGCCTCGGTGGCCGGGTCCGGCTTTGCCTGCTCGTCGGCGGCCTTCTTGCGCGTACGCCCGCTCATCGCGCCCCCTCCCCCAGCGCCGTGATCACCGGCGGGCCTCGACCAGCCGGGGCATGTCCCGCGCCGCCTCGACCAGGAACCAGGCGGGCAGGACGGGGTTGCCGTCGGCGTCGGAGGCGATGACGCTCTGGGCGACCTCGACGGAGATCTCGGCGAGCTGCACGAGCAGGGACTTGGCGCGGTACGCGGTCTGCCGCCCGTTCGCCGACAGATGCCCCTTGCCGGCGGGCAACTCCTTGATGAGACGGCCGCGGAAGGACTCGGCGAGGTAGTACAGCAGGTCGCGGTCCTCCATGCGGTGGGGCCAGCGGGCGTCGCCCTTGATGATGGCCTCGATGCCGTACTGGCTGCGCACGATCTTGACGTAGCCGCAGAAGGCGACCGCGTGCGCGGGCGTCAGCGTGCCGTGGGCGAGGACCTTCAGGGTCTGCTCGTCGAGCGCGCGCCCGAAGGAGTGCAGCGCGTCGGAGAGCATGTGCCACGAGCGGGGCGTGGAGAACGGCTCCTCGGTCTTCGGCGGTTTCGACCACAGGTGGTCGGGGCGGTCGGTGAGGTGGTCGAGGATCCACGGGTGGATGCCGTTGCCCGCCGCCCAGACCAGCCAGTCCTTCGGGGAGGCCTCCAGATGGACGTGGGCGAGCCGGTTGACCAGCGCGGAGGCGATGGGGCGGGCGAGCGCGTTGTCGGTCGCCCGGTTTCCGGCGCCGATGACGATCGAGCCCTTCGGCAGCTCGTAGTTGCCGATACGGCGGTCGAGGATGAGCGAGTAGAAGGCCTTCTGGACGTCCGGGGTGGCCGCGTTCAGCTCGTCGAGGAAGAGGCAGTACGGCTCGTCGCGGGCGATCGCCTCCGGCGGGCAGAACACGGACCGCCCGTCGCGGATCTGGGGTACGCCGATGAGATCCTCCGGGGCGAGCTGCGTCCCCAGCAGACTCACGCACTCCAGGCCCAGCGACTCGGCGAACTCCCTGACCAGGGAGGACTTTCCGATGCCGGGGGCGCCCCAGATGAAGACGGGCCGCACGGTGGCGAGGCCGAGCAGCAGTTCCGGGATACGGGAAGGCGTGACAGCGGTGGCAGCCTGCAAGGCAGCAGCTCCTGGAGGGTGGCGAGAAGAAAAGCGCGGACGCGCGGCGACGGTACGGAGGCGGGGCGCGCGCATGCGCCCGAGCCCGGCCTCGACAGTGTGTGCGGCCGGGCCCGCGCACCGCAGCCCATTTTTCGCGGCCCCACCTGAACCGGGTCCGGCTCAGGCGGCCCGCCGGTCCTCCTCGCGGGCCGTCAGCGGCACCTGCGGCCCGTCCGACTCGCGCAGCCAGCGCCGCAGTACGCGGTGGACGTGCTCGGCGCCGACCAGTTCGGTGCCGTCCCCGACCGGCTCGGACAGCGCGAGCGGCGACAGCAGGAAGGGGCGGCCCTGGGCGCCGCCGAGCCCGCCGTGCGAGCCGATCTGCTCCTCGAACGCGAGGACTTCGCCGTCGGCGGGGTCGAACCAGGAGTTGACCATGATGTCGGCGACATGCGGGAACGTGTGCGTGCGGCGTACGGCGTCGGCGGCGCCCGGCCCGAAGTCGGCGAGCGGGCCCGGTTGTTCGTCGCTCAGCTCGTCGACGGGGATCTCGGCACCGTGCGCACCGAGGACGAGCCCGCCGTGCTCCGCGCTGCGCACGAGGACGAAGCCGATGCCCGGGTGGTTGGCGAGGGTGGACAGCAGCGCGGGGTGCCGGGCGTCGATCTCCTCCTTGCTCATCCGGTGCGGTACGTCCGGGAAGGAGACGAGGCCGAGGTTCCCTGAGGCCAGCACGATGGGTTCCGAGCGGCGCGAGGGCCGGTGCTGTTCGGCGCCCTCCTCGACGCGCAGGCGCAGCGCGGCCCGTACGGCGGCCCGGGCCTCGGCGCCGCTGTGGGTGCGCTGCGCCTTGCGCGGTACGGGCAGTCCGCAGCCGGCTCGGACCAGGTTGCCGAGGCTGAGGCCGTAGCGGCCGAGGAAGGTCTCGCCGGGGCTCTGGCCGTGGTCGGAGAGCAGGACGATGCGGTAGGCGCGCGGGGCGTGTTCGGCGACCTGGGCGATCAGCGCGAGGGAACGGTCGAGGCGTTCGAGGACCTGGGCGGCGTCCCGGCTGCCCGGCCCGGAGTGGTGCGCGACCTCGTCGTAGGCCACCAGGTCCGCGTAGACGGCGGAGCGGCCCGCGAGCATGTCGCCGATGACCGCGGCGACGACGACATCGCGTTCGACGACGGTCGCGAAGGCCCGGATGAACGGGTAGAGCCCGCCGCGCTTGACGCGGGGCCGCTGCTTGCCGATCCGGGCCCGGGTGGACTGCCCGATCTCCCGCAGCACATCGGCGACGAACGACATGGCCGTACGCACGGCGTTGGCGGGGTCGCTGAAGTAGGCGAAGTACCCGGCGCGGGAGCGGTTGCGCCGGCCTCGGCGGGCCGCGATGGACAGGACCAGGGCGAGCTGGTCGGCGCCGCCGCTGAAGAGGTTGCCGCGGCTGGCGCCGTCGACGGTGAGGAGGCCGCCGTCGCCGGTGCGCTCGATGGCCCGGCGCTGGAGTTCGGCGGCGCTTGAGGGCCGGTTGCAGACCATCACCTCCCGGCTCTCCTTCTCGTACCAGCGGAAGGCCGGCACATCGTGGTTGGAGCCGTGCAGGATGCCGAGCTGGCTGGCGCCGGTCTGGCTGGACCAGTCGGTGCGCCACGGGGTGAGCCGGTGGGTGGGGCGGTGGGTGGGGCGTCCGTCCACCACGTCGCCGAGCCAGCGGGCGACGGTCGGCATGAGGCCGTCGGCCACGGCCTGCCGCAGTGATTCGTGGCCGACGCCGTCGAGTTGGAGGAAGACGATGCCGGGACCGACCGGCCCCGGACCGCCGTCGGCGCGCCTGCGGCGACGGTCGGCGAGCCGGTAGAGCCGCCGTCGGTACGCGTCGTCGTCCCGCACGGCGAGGGCGCCGCCGGTGGCGGACGCGACGGCGGACATCGCGGCGGCGACGACCACGGCGGTCTCCGGTGCGGCCTCACCGTGCCCGACGGGGTTGACCCACAGCGCGACGAGCAGCAGCGACCCGTTCAGGAAGAAGACGAGCAGCCCGAGCACGAGAGCGGGCACGAGCAGCAACGCCCGTACGAGCAGGGGCCACACGAGGGAGGACAGCAGACCGAAGACGCCGGCGCCCACGGCGGCGGTGACGGCGATCCGGGTCGCGCTGTCACCGTCGACGGACTGCAGCCGGAAGTCGGGCAGCGCCCCCGCGAGCACCAGCATCGTCACGGCGGAGACGGCCCACACGGCCAGCATCCGCCAGACCCCGCTCAACACCCTCCGCCAACGCCCGCCGCCCACGCCCGTCCACCTCACGTCCCGGTCCTCGGACCAGCCTGTCACAACGGGCGGGGACGAGGCTCTGGATCAGCGGCCGTCGTAGCCCGCCGTCGGCATCGACAGACGTCGGTGGACGCTGGCCTTCATCTGGGCGTCGTACGCGGGTTCCGCGCGACCCACGGTCTCGACGCGGACGCCGCGCCGGGCACACTCGGCGGTGAAGTCGTCCACGGAGGTGAGGGCGCGTTCGAGGACGCGGCGGCTGGGGGCGACGAACAGGTCCACGAGGCCGGCGTCGACGTCGCCCCACAGGGCGCAGTGGTCGGAGCGCAGACCGCCCACGAGCAGTTCGCGGGTCACCACATAGCCGCGCTCGGCGGCCCAGCGGGCGCACATCGCGTGCTGGCTGCGGGAGTCGACGAGGAAGGGCTCCTCGTCGAGTTCCTCCAGCGGCGTCAGGCTGGCTATGGCCGCGACCCGTACGACATCGGAGTCGACATCGGCGTCGACATCGACAGAGGCGCCACTCGTGTCTCCCATGGTGTCCCCCTCACCTCCGGGTTCAGCGCCGGGCCACCGGATCATGCCGGACGAGCCCTGGCCGCAGACCCTACTCCAGCCCGTAGGCTCGGGGGAGTAGCGCGAAGGAGGCGAACGGAGTGCCGGTGGACATCACCTGGTGGGGTCATGCCACCTGTACCGTCGAGGACTCGGGGGTTCGCGTGCTCACCGACCCCCTTTTCGCGCGTCGGCTCGCCCATCTGCGCCGGCGTCGTGGGGTGCCGCCCCCGGCGCAGGCGACGGTCGCGGACGTGGCGCTCGTGTCGCATCTGCACGCCGACCATCTACACGTCCCGTCGCTGGCCCGGCTCGCCCCGGGCACCCGTCTGCTGGTGCCGAGGGGCGCCCCCCGCCAGGTGCCGGGGCTGCGCAGACTCACGCGTCTACGACTCGTCGAGGTGGCGCCCGGGGACGAGGTCCAGGTCGGTGACCTGGTCGTTCGTGCCGTGCCCGCGCGGCACGACGGGCGGCGCCTCCCGGTCGGCCCGCACCGGTCGCCCGCGCTCGGGTATGTGATCGAGGGCGAGGCGCGGACGTACTTCGCCGGGGACACCGGGCTGTTCGAATCGATGGCCGAGGACGTCGGGCGGATCGACGTGGCGCTGCTGCCGGTCGGCGGCTGGGGACCGTATCTCGGCGAGGGGCATCTGGACGCGGGGCGCGCGGCTCAGGCCCTTGCGCTCCTCGCGCCCCGAAGCGCCGTGCCGGTGCACTACGGGACGTACTGGCCGATCGGCCTGGACGCCGTGCGCCCCCATGAATTCCACTCCCCCGGCGAGGAGTTCGTGCGCCTGGCCGCCACGCACGCCCCCGAGGTGGCCGTGCACCGGCTGGGGCACGGGGAGTCCGTGCGGCCGGAGGTGACGCGGTGAGGCGTCGGCGGAGCGCGGTCGCGGAGGGCACCCGGTGATGGTCCTGTCCGCGGCGGGCACCACCCTGCCGCACGAGTCCACCCAGCAGGCGGTCGGCTATCCGACGCTGTTCATGCTGGTGCTGATCGGCGCGCTCGTGCCGGTGGTGCCGACGGGCGCGCTGGTCAGTTCGGCGGCCGTGGTGGCCTTCCACCAGACGGCGCCGTTCTCGCTGCTGCTGGTGTTCGTGACGGCGTCGCTGGCCGCGTTCCTCGGGGACATCGCGCTGTACTGGCTCGGCCGGCGCGGCATGGGCTCGAAGAACGGCTCCCGGTGGCTGGAGGCGATCCGCCGCCGGGCGCCGGAGGACCGGCTCGCCCGCGCCCAGGAGCGGCTCGACGACCACGGGGTGACCGTCCTGGTGCTGTCCCGGCTGGTGCCGGCCGGGCGGATTCCGGTAATGCTGGCGTGTCTGCTGGCGAAGATGCCGATGCGGCGCTTCGCACGAGGGAACCTGCCGGCCTGCTTGGCGTGGGCGGTGACGTATCAGCTGATCGGCATTGTGGGCGGGTCGCTGTTCAGCGAGCCTTGGGAGGGTGTGGTCGCGGCGGTCGCGCTGACCCTGGTGATCAGCGTGGCGCCCGGTGTGTGGCGGCGGGTTCGGTCTGCCGGGTGACGGTGCATCGTGGAGTGCGGCTCCGTTGTGGCTGATCGCGGGTCAGCGGCTCCACTCGGACTGTTGCGTCATGGTCTCTTCATCCCCGCCGCCCCTCTTATCCGTCTCGCCCGTCTCGCCCGTCCTGCTCGTCTCGTTCGTCTAGTTCGTCTCGCCCGTCTCGTTCGTCTCGTTCGTCTTGCCGAAGATCCTCGAAGGCCGTTCCGAAGGAGATCAACGCTCGTTCCACGTGCGGGAGTTCCAGCGGGTCGGGTGCCGTGAGCGCCGCCATGCGCTCGGCGGCCGTCGCGCCGAGCAGCGGGCCCGTCGACAGGCGGACCCGCAGCGCCCCGAGGTCGTCGCCGAAGCGGTGGCCGCCGGGGGCGGGCATGCCGAGCCGGGCGGTGAGGAAGTCCTCCAGTTCCTGGGCGTCGCCGACACCGTGCGCGGTGAGCGCGGAGCGCAGCGGGCTGAGGTCGGCATAGAGGTGCCGCCCGGCGCGCGGGGGGAGGGCGAGCGCCCCGGCGGTCGTCACGGCGCGGTGCGCGGCGGTGGCCACGCGCGCGTGCAGCCGTACGGCGGCGGCGAGCCGCTCGGTGACGGGGGCGGGCTCGTCGAGCGCGTACCCGGCGGCCACCGCGACCGGGGTGGCGATCCGGGCGCCGAGCGCGGTGAGGACGTCGAGGACGCGGGCGTGCAGCTCCGCTCCGGCCGCGTTCGCCGGGAAGCGGGCGACGGCGGCGGGCCAGCCGGGCGGCAGCTGGGCACCGGCCAGGTCGGTGACGACGGTGACCCGGTCGGGCATCATCTCGGCGGGGCTGAGCAGCACGGTCTCCCGCGGCTCGTGCAGGGTGTCGCGCCAGGTCTCGTCGCTGACCAGGTGCAGCCCCTCGCCCGCGGCGGCCTCCATGGTCTCGTGCACCAGCTCGGGCGGCGCCACGGTGGCGGTCGGGTCGTCGGCGACGCACAGCACGAGCAGCCGCGGATCACCGCCTTCGGCACGGATCCGCCGCACGGTCTCCAGCAGGGCGTACGGGTCCGGGACGCCCCCGCAGTCGGCCGGGGTGCCCACATGGAAGACGGATCTGCCGAGCGCCCTCGCCTCGGGCTCCCACCAGGCGGCGCACGGCCGCGGGAGCAGGACGTCACCGCCGAGCGCGGCGGTCAGCGCCAGCAGCAGGACGGGGCCGCCGGGGGCGGCGGCGACCCGGTCGGGTTCGGTGGGCAGACCGCGCCGCTCCCAGTAGCCGCAGGCGGCGTCGAGGAGCGCGGGAGGGCCACCGGGGGGTACGGCGTCGGAGCGGTCCGCGGCGGCCGCGAGTACGGCGGCGAGTTCGGGCAGGACCGGCAGGCCCTGATCGGGTGGGGGCGGCCCGTAGCGAACGGGACCGTGACCTTCGGGATCCGTCCGCCGCATGTGTGCCTCCGCGCAGTGAGGTCGGGTCGTCCGGCGCTCGGAGTGACTCCGGGGGAGCTTCGAGACGACTTGGCTGTGCGCCGATTGTGCTCCGTGACGCCTCGGGGGGTGCCACGGAGCACCTCCACCCTGCCAGTACCCAGACGTACGCGCCGCCATGGGCACCCGGACGGGTTGGGTCGACCGCAGTCGAAGCCGCAGTCGAAGTGGACGCGGGGGAAGGGGCGCTGTCGAAGTGGACGCGGGGGAAGGGGCGCGGTCGCGCCATGCGAGGGGAAACGATCGCGGTCGTACCGGCCGAGACGTACACAACCGGGCTGTGCCGGGGCCAGGGAACCGGTCGCCCCTCTGCCGGCTCACTCCCGGCGGCGCAGCCGGTGCACGGCGGCGCCGAGCGCGCCCACGATGAGGAGTCCGCCGGCGACGAGCGCGGGCACGGAGTCGGTGAAGGCTCCGCCACCACCCGCGTGGACGCCCTGCGGGATCACGGCGGGGTGGTGGGTGGGCTGACGGTCGGCCTGGTGATCGGCCTGAGGATCGACCGGGTGGGCAGGCTGCTGATCGGCCGGGTGGTCGGCCTGAGGATCCACCGGGTGGGCAGGCTGCTGATCGGCCGGGTGGTCGGCCTGCGGGTCCACCGGGTGGGCAGGCTGCTGATCGGCCGGGTGGTCGGCCTGTGGGTCTGCCGGGTGGGTGGGCTGCTGGTCTGCCTGCTGACCGGGCTGCTCGACGGCCTGCTGATCGGCCTGCTCGACGGCTTGCTGATCGGCCTGATAATCGGTGTGCTGGTCGGCCGGTTGATCGGCCTGTAGATCTGCCGGTTGATCGGCCTGCGGGTCTGCCGGGTCGGTGGGCTGATCGTCTGCCGGGTGGTGGGCGGAGCCGCCGAGGGGCACGGTGAAGGTCCCGCTCCACTCCTTGCCCGCGCCGCCGGGCGCCGCCGGGCAGGTGCCGTCGACGCCCCACTCGGTGGAGTCGGCGCTCGCGTCGGCGCCGGTCTCGAGGTCGGCGGCCGGCGCGAGGCGGGCGGTGCCGTTGTAGGAGGGGCCGCCCTGCTCTCCCTCGTCGTCGTTGGCGGGGACCCGTCGCAGTTGGACGCTGCCCTGTTCGAAGGCCTCGGATCCGGCTTCGATCGTCTCGGGTACGGGGCCGCCCGTCGGGTCGCAGGCGACGGAGATGGTGATCGTGCCGCCGGGCTCGACGGAGTGCGGGTTGACCTCCACGCCCGATTCCGCCGCCGCGAGCGGCGCGGCGGCGCCCAGGGCGGCACCGATGAGCACGGTGGCGGACAGGACACGGGCACTGCGGGGCATGAGTGGGGCTCCTTCGGCCGACTGCGGGGCGAGTTCGCCCCGCGGGTCCATCAGAGCCCCGTACCGCGCGCTGCGCGCGCGGCCGGGCACCATTCGCGGGATGGGGGGCGGCCGTGTGGGTGACCTTGCGACGGTCGGGGTGAACCGTCGAGAGCTCGGGGGCCCGCTGTTCATCGCGGGGTGCGGGTTCATCGTGGCTGATCACGCAGTTCCCGCGCCCTTGAGGTCGTTCGACGCCGCCGGGAGTCAATCGGCCACGGACGCCAGCTCACGCTCCAAACCCCTGCCCCTCCTGTCCACCACAGCCGCGGCTACGTCGGACAGCTTGCGGTTCGTGGTCTGGGAGATGCGGCGCAGGACCGTGAACGCGGCGTCCGCGTCGCAGGCCAGTACGTGCATGACGATGCCGCAGGCCTGGTCGACGACCGGCCGGGTGCGCAGCGCGGTGCCCAGCTGGTCGAGCTCGGTGAGCGCGGCGCGGTAGGAGCGGTCGCGCACCAGACAGGTGGCGGCGAGGTCGCCCAGTGCGCGGGCGGGTCCGTGCGGGGCGTCCTCGAGTGCACCGGGCCGGAAGCTGTAGAGGCTGAGGGTGACGGTCAGGCCCGAACGCCGGAAGGGGATCGTGACACTGGACCGTACGCCCGCGTCGAGGGCCACGGCCCGGTACTCCGGCCAGCGTTCCTCGTGCAGCAGGTCCGTCGAGTCGACGGGTTCGCCGCGTTCCAGCGCGGTGGGGATCGGCCCGTCCCCCGAACACAGTTGCACCGAGACGAGCCCGGCGAGATCGGGATGGGTGACGGCGGCGGGCCGTTCCGCGCCTGCCC belongs to Streptomyces graminofaciens and includes:
- a CDS encoding aminotransferase class I/II-fold pyridoxal phosphate-dependent enzyme, whose amino-acid sequence is MRRTDPEGHGPVRYGPPPPDQGLPVLPELAAVLAAAADRSDAVPPGGPPALLDAACGYWERRGLPTEPDRVAAAPGGPVLLLALTAALGGDVLLPRPCAAWWEPEARALGRSVFHVGTPADCGGVPDPYALLETVRRIRAEGGDPRLLVLCVADDPTATVAPPELVHETMEAAAGEGLHLVSDETWRDTLHEPRETVLLSPAEMMPDRVTVVTDLAGAQLPPGWPAAVARFPANAAGAELHARVLDVLTALGARIATPVAVAAGYALDEPAPVTERLAAAVRLHARVATAAHRAVTTAGALALPPRAGRHLYADLSPLRSALTAHGVGDAQELEDFLTARLGMPAPGGHRFGDDLGALRVRLSTGPLLGATAAERMAALTAPDPLELPHVERALISFGTAFEDLRQDERDERDGRDELDERDEQDGRDGRDG
- a CDS encoding ANTAR domain-containing response regulator — encoded protein: MPDTEHLGLLGAESPESALPGRRLSELAEQAARCTNDCCGASSMVSESGSEGAFGVDRGSDRESGGGLGSSLGSGFGAGAERPAAVTHPDLAGLVSVQLCSGDGPIPTALERGEPVDSTDLLHEERWPEYRAVALDAGVRSSVTIPFRRSGLTVTLSLYSFRPGALEDAPHGPARALGDLAATCLVRDRSYRAALTELDQLGTALRTRPVVDQACGIVMHVLACDADAAFTVLRRISQTTNRKLSDVAAAVVDRRGRGLERELASVAD